Proteins from one Natrinema salinisoli genomic window:
- a CDS encoding cation:proton antiporter subunit C, whose product MIEYLFSHYTYVLMFVILGIGIYMVIASENLVKKLIGVNLFQTAIFLFFVSMAYIDVEGASAPIVPATKDPGKLMVASPLPQVIVLTAIVVGIALTAVGLALIIRIYAEYGTLREDTLREVRADE is encoded by the coding sequence ATGATTGAGTACCTCTTCAGTCACTACACGTACGTGCTGATGTTCGTCATCCTGGGAATCGGGATCTACATGGTGATCGCCAGCGAGAACCTCGTCAAGAAGCTGATCGGCGTCAACCTCTTCCAGACGGCCATCTTCCTGTTTTTCGTCTCGATGGCCTACATCGACGTCGAGGGTGCATCCGCACCGATCGTCCCCGCTACGAAAGACCCCGGAAAACTCATGGTCGCCAGTCCACTCCCACAGGTCATCGTGCTGACCGCCATCGTCGTCGGGATCGCACTGACCGCGGTCGGGCTGGCGCTGATCATCCGCATCTACGCGGAGTACGGCACGCTCCGCGAGGACACCCTCAGGGAGGTGCGTGCCGATGAGTAA
- a CDS encoding MnhB domain-containing protein yields MSGSIDDTYTESQVIMTAVKIIAPFTLTYGLFMTFHGGDAPGGGFQGGTIVGVTVLMLAFAFGIEPTRQWLRNTFLVGIITGGVVIFGAVGLAMVALGGDFLEFYRLYEVFGQKPKWGLEAVEIGGISLIVTGTIISLFFTMAAGFSPDRPSGTGGLEENDEPTEGEVSDDD; encoded by the coding sequence ATGTCCGGCTCCATCGACGACACGTACACCGAGAGTCAGGTGATCATGACCGCGGTCAAGATCATCGCACCGTTTACGCTCACCTACGGGCTGTTCATGACCTTCCACGGGGGCGACGCCCCCGGAGGCGGCTTCCAGGGCGGCACTATCGTCGGCGTGACGGTGCTGATGCTCGCCTTCGCCTTCGGGATCGAACCGACCCGACAGTGGCTTCGCAACACCTTCCTCGTCGGGATCATCACCGGCGGCGTCGTCATCTTCGGCGCGGTCGGCCTCGCGATGGTCGCCCTCGGCGGGGACTTCCTCGAGTTCTACCGGCTCTACGAGGTCTTCGGCCAGAAACCCAAGTGGGGGCTCGAGGCAGTCGAGATCGGCGGTATTTCGCTGATCGTCACGGGGACCATCATCAGTCTCTTCTTCACGATGGCGGCGGGCTTCTCGCCGGATCGGCCGAGCGGGACCGGCGGCCTCGAGGAGAACGACGAACCGACCGAGGGAGAGGTGAGCGACGATGATTGA
- a CDS encoding DUF4040 domain-containing protein, whose translation MSLFAYSLAVFILATAVATALFRDVLSVIIVFGAYSLGMAILYTFLLAPDVAMTEAAIGAGVTTLLLLLTIARTTRPTTDRLRERIHLPAVAVVGAFVVLLCVAVLPEMYEVGVTDAPVWDNGDVTQYYIQNTYNDTKVQNAVTSVLAAYRGFDTFGEAVVVFAAGVSTLLVLKREVFA comes from the coding sequence ATGAGTCTGTTCGCCTACTCCCTCGCGGTGTTCATCCTCGCGACCGCCGTCGCGACGGCGCTGTTTCGCGACGTCCTGTCGGTAATCATCGTCTTCGGGGCGTACAGCCTCGGAATGGCGATTCTCTACACCTTCTTGCTGGCTCCCGACGTGGCGATGACCGAGGCCGCGATCGGAGCCGGCGTGACCACGCTCTTGCTGTTGCTGACGATCGCACGCACGACCCGGCCCACGACCGACCGGCTCAGAGAGCGGATCCACCTGCCGGCGGTCGCCGTCGTCGGCGCGTTCGTGGTCCTGCTCTGCGTCGCAGTTCTGCCCGAGATGTACGAGGTCGGTGTCACGGATGCGCCGGTCTGGGATAACGGCGACGTAACCCAGTACTACATCCAGAACACGTATAACGACACGAAGGTACAGAACGCAGTCACGTCCGTCCTCGCCGCCTACCGTGGGTTCGACACCTTCGGCGAGGCGGTCGTCGTCTTCGCCGCCGGCGTCTCGACCCTGCTCGTCCTGAAACGCGAGGTGTTCGCCTAA
- the mnhG gene encoding monovalent cation/H(+) antiporter subunit G produces the protein MIETIRFWLIAVLLGLGVFFTLVSTIGVIRLPDIYARAHTASQTDTLGAGFALAGVALAFGWEQAAVYTVLLLFFVFITNPTAAHAIARSAAETGVEPLLADEGTDADETDGPAETDGETT, from the coding sequence GTGATCGAGACGATCCGGTTCTGGCTGATCGCGGTCCTGCTGGGACTGGGCGTGTTCTTCACGCTCGTCTCGACGATCGGCGTCATCCGCCTTCCGGACATCTACGCCCGTGCGCACACCGCCTCGCAGACGGACACGCTCGGTGCGGGCTTCGCACTCGCCGGCGTCGCCCTGGCCTTCGGCTGGGAACAGGCGGCGGTCTACACCGTCCTGTTGTTGTTTTTCGTGTTCATCACGAACCCGACGGCGGCCCACGCGATCGCCCGGTCCGCGGCGGAGACGGGCGTCGAACCGCTCCTCGCCGACGAGGGGACGGACGCGGACGAAACCGACGGCCCCGCGGAAACGGACGGTGAGACGACATGA
- a CDS encoding cation:proton antiporter: protein MPASLEDVFLVAAALFVVLAIAVFYRAVVGPTTQDRLLAVNVLGTNTVVILALLAAGLDQAWFLDVALIYALLNFLMSIAISKFTVERGGVL from the coding sequence ATGCCGGCGTCGCTCGAGGACGTCTTCCTCGTCGCGGCCGCATTGTTCGTCGTTCTGGCGATCGCAGTGTTTTATCGGGCCGTCGTCGGCCCGACGACGCAGGATCGGCTGCTGGCCGTAAACGTTCTCGGAACGAACACAGTGGTCATCCTCGCGCTGCTCGCGGCGGGGCTCGATCAGGCGTGGTTCCTCGACGTCGCGTTGATCTACGCCCTGCTCAACTTCCTGATGTCGATCGCCATCTCGAAGTTCACCGTCGAGCGGGGTGGTGTGCTGTGA
- a CDS encoding monovalent cation/H+ antiporter subunit E yields MAVERLLVPLSDTVTVRQTVGYAVRSGLEGADSLECHLVVAMPYDADVPESDQYDEDADGLLSRARNWVEEDAGGADVTIETARLGADEYLFGPRDYAEIFDAYADEHGIDRVILDPEYQPGVTAQMLQPLERELERIGLAYDEAPVERSARRGRLAGGTEDFDRLFAAFLISYGFYLLLGDPTYWFDLVTGAAVAGIVAVSLARVTFTVPLDRVQSPLRIVRFAIYVPYLLWEILKANIAVSAVILRPSMPIEPTLTRVNSRVRSGLPLTALANSITLTPGTLTVRANNQQLLVHTLIPAAQEDLFDGGLERGIRYVFYGRDSAAIPSPRERDDAEIVGGDEL; encoded by the coding sequence GTGGCGGTTGAACGCCTGCTCGTCCCGCTGTCGGACACGGTGACCGTCCGGCAAACGGTCGGATACGCCGTCCGATCGGGGCTCGAGGGGGCCGACTCGCTCGAATGCCACCTCGTCGTCGCGATGCCGTACGACGCGGACGTCCCCGAGAGCGACCAGTACGACGAGGACGCCGACGGACTGCTTTCGCGAGCGCGAAACTGGGTCGAGGAAGACGCGGGTGGGGCCGACGTGACGATCGAAACGGCCAGACTCGGCGCGGACGAGTACCTCTTCGGTCCCCGGGACTACGCCGAAATCTTCGACGCTTACGCCGACGAACACGGGATCGACCGGGTCATCCTCGATCCGGAGTACCAGCCCGGCGTCACCGCACAGATGCTCCAGCCCCTCGAGCGCGAACTCGAGCGCATCGGGCTGGCCTACGACGAAGCCCCGGTCGAGCGATCGGCTCGGCGCGGACGACTCGCCGGCGGGACCGAGGACTTCGACCGCCTGTTCGCGGCCTTCCTGATTTCTTACGGCTTCTATCTCCTACTCGGCGACCCCACCTACTGGTTCGATCTGGTCACGGGGGCGGCGGTCGCCGGTATCGTCGCCGTCTCGCTCGCACGGGTGACGTTTACCGTGCCCCTTGATCGCGTCCAGTCGCCGCTCCGAATCGTTCGGTTCGCCATTTACGTACCGTACCTGCTCTGGGAAATCCTCAAGGCCAACATCGCGGTATCGGCCGTGATCCTCCGGCCGTCGATGCCGATCGAGCCCACGCTGACGCGGGTCAACTCTCGGGTCCGAAGCGGACTGCCGCTGACCGCGCTGGCCAACAGCATCACCCTCACGCCGGGGACGCTGACCGTGCGGGCGAACAACCAGCAACTGCTCGTCCACACGCTGATTCCCGCCGCCCAGGAGGACCTCTTCGACGGCGGCCTCGAGCGCGGCATCCGGTACGTCTTCTACGGCCGCGATTCGGCGGCGATTCCCTCGCCGCGCGAGCGCGACGATGCGGAAATCGTCGGGGGTGACGAGCTGTGA
- a CDS encoding CbtB domain-containing protein: MTTTETVHDRIGTARDELSTGQLLAVFAFVAAATFALLFLQDPLAHDSMHNFRHAAGVICH; this comes from the coding sequence ATGACGACGACTGAAACCGTTCACGATCGAATCGGGACCGCACGCGACGAACTATCGACCGGTCAGCTGCTGGCCGTTTTCGCGTTCGTCGCGGCGGCGACGTTCGCGCTGCTCTTCCTCCAGGACCCCCTAGCTCACGACTCGATGCACAACTTCCGGCACGCGGCCGGTGTCATCTGTCACTGA
- a CDS encoding CbtA family protein translates to MLVDYLERGVLAGAIAGIAYGVYMAIVANPLIGYMEGLAEGGEHGDHSHESGSHTHGAGEHTHEAAEHAHAVSEATTAVVSVGSGVLWGILLGGVFALAFYFLEPALPGRGRLKTYVLAGAGLLTVSIAPWLVLPPATPGAELAFDPTVRSAIYAGMMVVGAAAAAASIYGYRRGSTRSDLLGVVTAAVPIVSLVAITAVAAPTVVESGSTPTALVTAFRGLTALSQAALWTLVAGSFGWLQARAGVRSATDRREDLLTSP, encoded by the coding sequence ATGCTGGTCGACTACCTCGAGCGGGGCGTGCTCGCCGGTGCGATCGCGGGAATCGCGTACGGCGTCTATATGGCGATCGTCGCGAACCCGCTGATCGGCTACATGGAGGGGCTCGCCGAGGGCGGTGAACACGGCGACCACTCCCACGAAAGCGGATCCCACACTCACGGAGCCGGTGAGCACACCCACGAGGCCGCCGAACACGCTCACGCGGTCAGTGAGGCGACGACCGCCGTCGTGAGCGTCGGCAGCGGCGTCCTCTGGGGGATCCTGCTCGGAGGCGTCTTCGCACTGGCGTTCTACTTCCTCGAGCCGGCGCTGCCCGGCCGCGGGCGGCTGAAGACCTACGTGCTGGCCGGCGCAGGGTTGCTCACCGTTTCGATCGCGCCGTGGCTGGTGCTTCCGCCGGCGACGCCGGGTGCCGAACTGGCGTTCGATCCCACGGTCCGGAGCGCGATCTACGCGGGAATGATGGTCGTCGGCGCAGCCGCGGCCGCAGCGTCGATCTACGGGTACAGACGTGGTTCGACCAGAAGCGACCTGCTCGGGGTAGTCACAGCGGCAGTCCCGATCGTTTCGCTCGTCGCGATCACCGCAGTTGCGGCGCCGACGGTCGTCGAATCCGGTTCGACGCCGACCGCCCTCGTGACCGCGTTCCGCGGCCTGACCGCGCTCAGTCAGGCCGCACTCTGGACGCTCGTCGCCGGCTCGTTCGGCTGGCTCCAGGCTCGAGCCGGCGTGCGGTCGGCGACCGACCGACGCGAAGATCTGCTGACCAGTCCATGA
- a CDS encoding (2Fe-2S) ferredoxin domain-containing protein produces the protein MKDRTEEHRERLDAHVFVCTNDRDSEYASCGAVGAEETVTAVKDWLRERDAFWTAVSVSETSCLGLCSEGGTAISIQPRNTWYSDVTPETVPELLESEFGPNAERIGNGD, from the coding sequence ATGAAGGATCGAACCGAAGAACACCGCGAGCGCCTCGACGCACACGTCTTCGTCTGTACCAACGACCGCGATTCGGAATACGCGAGCTGCGGTGCGGTCGGTGCCGAGGAGACGGTCACGGCGGTCAAAGACTGGCTGCGAGAACGCGACGCGTTCTGGACGGCGGTCTCCGTCAGCGAAACCTCGTGTCTCGGGCTGTGCAGCGAGGGCGGTACCGCGATCTCGATTCAGCCGCGAAACACCTGGTACTCGGACGTAACTCCCGAAACCGTTCCCGAGTTACTCGAGTCCGAGTTCGGCCCGAACGCGGAACGGATCGGCAACGGGGACTGA
- a CDS encoding class I adenylate-forming enzyme family protein produces MLTWPEETIYEGIATIARDRPDSRAVVSDETVWSYGDLLDESRALARGLADLGVSDGDVVAVWLGNRPEWIACQLATSYLGAAMVAVNTRYRTHELEYMLADSGASVLVTERALLDRDYHEMLGTAVPELEEQSPDEFDPDSVPGLEAVVSLEPSPDLPALRGYDDVLEAGRSLDRDGFEPATDPDAPAAIFYTSGTTSDPKGCLQSSRSLLNHSAHVAEYLGVTEADVGVATLPFCGIWGYNTLFSVLATGGTLVAQTYFDPGETIRLVDAHDATYLTGLGVMFERMLEHDVFEPSRVETVDTGVVGFISKGFDDDLFDRIESTFGFPVVQPYGLSEANSQIFVGEPSDPAERRKRVGGPPIHPAIDAKIVDPETREELPVGEEGELAIRGYLLADGYLGKPEATAEAFDEDVPGSGATGEPEDSSSGRWFYTGDLAEIDADGYVYYRSRLDDALRVRGFLVAPREIQTAIEDHPGVRSCEVVGAPHPRHGEVPVAFVVSDAGDVTAEGIERFLEPRVADYKVPEAVEFVDAFPTTEGPNGEKVQKTALRERVRDRFEP; encoded by the coding sequence ATGCTCACGTGGCCGGAAGAGACGATATACGAGGGGATCGCGACGATCGCGAGGGACCGACCCGACAGCCGGGCCGTCGTCTCCGACGAAACGGTGTGGAGCTACGGCGACTTGCTGGACGAGAGCCGTGCGCTCGCCCGCGGCCTCGCCGACCTCGGCGTCTCGGACGGCGACGTCGTCGCGGTCTGGCTCGGCAACCGCCCCGAGTGGATCGCTTGCCAGCTCGCGACCTCGTATCTGGGCGCAGCGATGGTCGCGGTCAACACGCGCTATCGGACCCACGAACTCGAGTACATGCTCGCGGATTCGGGCGCGAGCGTTCTCGTCACCGAAAGAGCGCTGCTCGATCGCGACTACCACGAGATGCTCGGGACGGCCGTTCCCGAACTCGAGGAACAGTCGCCCGACGAGTTCGATCCCGACTCGGTCCCGGGGCTCGAGGCGGTCGTGAGTCTCGAGCCGTCACCGGACCTGCCGGCGCTTCGCGGCTACGACGACGTGCTCGAGGCGGGGCGGTCACTGGACCGAGACGGCTTCGAGCCGGCGACCGACCCAGACGCGCCGGCGGCGATCTTCTACACGAGCGGCACCACGAGCGATCCGAAGGGGTGTCTCCAGTCGAGTCGATCGCTACTGAACCACTCCGCCCACGTCGCGGAGTACCTCGGCGTAACCGAAGCCGACGTCGGCGTCGCGACGCTCCCGTTCTGTGGCATCTGGGGGTACAACACGCTTTTCAGCGTCCTCGCGACGGGCGGAACGCTCGTCGCCCAGACCTACTTCGATCCCGGCGAGACGATCCGGCTGGTCGACGCACACGACGCCACCTACCTCACGGGACTCGGCGTGATGTTCGAACGGATGCTCGAGCACGACGTCTTCGAACCCTCGCGAGTCGAAACCGTCGACACGGGCGTCGTCGGCTTCATCAGCAAGGGGTTCGACGATGACCTGTTCGATCGGATCGAGTCGACGTTCGGCTTCCCGGTGGTCCAGCCCTACGGCCTCTCGGAGGCAAACAGCCAGATCTTCGTCGGCGAGCCGTCGGACCCGGCCGAGCGACGAAAGCGGGTCGGCGGGCCGCCGATCCACCCGGCTATCGACGCGAAAATCGTCGATCCCGAGACCCGCGAGGAACTTCCAGTTGGTGAGGAAGGGGAACTCGCGATTCGAGGGTATCTCCTCGCGGACGGCTACCTCGGAAAGCCCGAGGCGACCGCCGAGGCGTTCGACGAGGACGTCCCCGGGAGCGGAGCGACCGGGGAGCCGGAAGACTCGTCTTCCGGACGGTGGTTCTACACCGGTGATCTCGCGGAGATCGACGCCGACGGGTACGTCTACTATCGCTCGCGGCTCGACGACGCGCTCCGGGTTCGCGGCTTTCTGGTCGCGCCGCGGGAGATCCAGACCGCGATCGAGGACCATCCCGGCGTGCGATCGTGCGAGGTCGTCGGCGCACCGCATCCGCGCCACGGCGAGGTACCGGTCGCGTTCGTCGTCTCCGACGCCGGGGACGTGACGGCCGAGGGGATCGAGCGCTTCCTCGAGCCGCGCGTCGCGGATTACAAAGTTCCCGAGGCGGTCGAGTTCGTCGACGCGTTCCCGACGACGGAGGGACCGAACGGGGAGAAGGTCCAGAAGACGGCGCTCCGAGAGCGAGTCCGGGATCGATTCGAACCGTAG